In Clostridium butyricum, the genomic stretch CAATACTCAAAACATATTCCAATTCTTTAAAATCCATCTAACTACCTCCAAAAATATAATTAGTCTCCATATTAATACATCAAGCATTTTAATTATTGTTTTAAATATCTCATTTCAAAAATTATAGCTTTTACGCATAAAAAAAATAGATTTTATATATTAGCTTCATATTAATTACTAGTATATACTAAAAATGTATTATAATAAAAGTTTTATCTATGATAAATTATAGTTTCAAAATTTAACACCAATTAATAATAAAAATCATTATAATAAATTAACTACAATAAAAACTGGAGGCCTTAATAATGAAAAAAGGTTATATGTATATAGCATTAACTACACTTATTTTCAGTACAATGGAAATTGCACTTAAGCTTGTATCTGATGACTTCAATCCTATACAGCTTACTTTTACACGTTTTTTTATTGGAGGACTATTTCTTCTTCCCTTTGCAATTATTTCACTTCATAAAAAACAAGAATTTCTTTCAAAAAAAGATTTATTATACTTTGCTTTCTTAGGACTTCTTGGCACTGTAATAAGCATGTGCTTATATCAACTTGCTGTTTTGACAACAAAAGCATCCGTAGTTGCAGTATTGTTTAGCTGCAATCCTGTATTTGTAACAATTCTTGCTTTTCTTCTTTTAAAGGAAAATATTCATAAAAGTAATGTTTTAGCATTAATTTTAGAAATTATTGGTTCACTAATAATCATTAATCCCTTTAATACGAAACTAAATATCTTTGGAGTATTACTTACAATTGCTTCTACGCTAATTTTTGCTTTATATGGGGTGTATGGAAAAAGAAAATGTTTAAAATTTGGTGGAATAGTAGTTACATGTTTTGGATTTATTTTCGGAAGTCTTGAAATGCTTATTCTTATTGGACTTTCT encodes the following:
- a CDS encoding DMT family transporter, with product MKKGYMYIALTTLIFSTMEIALKLVSDDFNPIQLTFTRFFIGGLFLLPFAIISLHKKQEFLSKKDLLYFAFLGLLGTVISMCLYQLAVLTTKASVVAVLFSCNPVFVTILAFLLLKENIHKSNVLALILEIIGSLIIINPFNTKLNIFGVLLTIASTLIFALYGVYGKRKCLKFGGIVVTCFGFIFGSLEMLILIGLSHISYISNILANNNVLSIFSSIPLFTGYSIQTLPVIIYICIINTGLGFAFYFKAMEETSAQTTSLVFFFKPILAPILALILLHEVIPFNMIIGIVFILLGSLSSIIPDLLIKKSMKKPLSENSPHI